One window from the genome of Bradyrhizobium xenonodulans encodes:
- a CDS encoding phospholipase C — MKNRFLTTVAFFAAATALACSIPVLADDFDRDHGHDQDDHHRHPHNIHTETPIKHLVIIFNENRSFDHYFATYPIAANPSGSIPFVPKPRTPRVNNLVTANLLVNNPNDSPANGAGATDPFRLDRTQANTRSQNHAYTPEQQAVDNGKEDLFPKFTGRGTAGGAGAFGTNGQVMGYFDGNTVTALWNYAQHFSMSDNAWTDTFGPSTPGMLEVISGQTNGAQNVVGTSTQTVPDGQGGLTLIGDTDPGSDPCSSTTSTILMDGKNIGDLLNAEHISWGSFMGGFDLTLKNANGTTGCGRSTFSSNVNGTIVDYIPHHAWFQYYKSTANPTHARPSSVRAIGHTYAMDGKVDPANHGYDLEDFYAAVTAGNFPAVSYIKMPAFQDGHAGNSDPLDEQTGNVELINFLQKQPEWRETAIIITYDDSDGWYDHQYVAPKSASYDATADQVNGPGLCGLGAQKQPAPKGLGGQPVNGRCGPGTRIPFIVVSPYARTNFVSRSYISQASVVRFIEDNWLRGRRLGGGSFDANAGSIMDLFDFDQDHRHDLRVDALFLDPTSGTVITSPPDEHHHHH; from the coding sequence ATGAAAAATAGATTCCTGACGACGGTCGCGTTTTTCGCGGCCGCGACGGCACTCGCGTGCAGCATTCCGGTCCTGGCGGATGATTTCGACCGCGATCACGGGCACGACCAGGACGATCATCATCGACATCCGCACAACATCCACACCGAGACGCCGATCAAGCATCTCGTGATCATCTTCAACGAGAACCGTTCGTTCGATCATTACTTCGCGACCTATCCGATCGCGGCCAATCCGTCGGGCTCGATCCCGTTCGTGCCGAAGCCGCGTACGCCGAGGGTGAACAACCTCGTCACGGCGAACCTGCTGGTCAATAACCCCAACGACAGCCCGGCCAACGGCGCCGGCGCGACGGACCCGTTCCGCCTCGACCGCACCCAGGCCAACACGCGCTCGCAGAACCACGCCTACACGCCCGAGCAGCAGGCCGTGGACAATGGCAAGGAAGACCTGTTCCCGAAATTCACCGGCCGCGGCACCGCCGGCGGCGCCGGCGCGTTCGGCACCAACGGTCAGGTGATGGGCTATTTCGACGGCAACACCGTCACGGCCCTCTGGAACTACGCGCAGCATTTCTCGATGAGCGACAATGCCTGGACCGACACCTTCGGTCCGTCGACGCCGGGCATGCTCGAAGTGATCTCCGGACAGACCAACGGCGCGCAGAACGTCGTCGGCACGTCGACACAAACCGTTCCCGACGGGCAGGGCGGGCTGACGCTGATCGGCGATACCGATCCGGGCAGCGATCCCTGCTCGAGCACCACCAGCACGATCCTGATGGACGGCAAGAACATCGGCGACCTGCTCAATGCCGAGCACATCAGCTGGGGCAGCTTCATGGGCGGCTTCGACCTGACGCTCAAGAACGCCAACGGCACCACCGGCTGCGGCCGCAGCACCTTCTCCAGCAACGTCAACGGCACCATCGTCGACTACATTCCGCACCACGCCTGGTTCCAGTACTACAAGTCGACCGCCAACCCGACCCACGCGCGGCCGAGCTCGGTGCGGGCGATCGGCCACACCTATGCAATGGACGGCAAGGTCGATCCAGCCAACCACGGCTATGATCTCGAGGACTTCTACGCGGCTGTGACGGCCGGTAATTTTCCGGCCGTCTCCTACATCAAGATGCCGGCCTTCCAGGACGGGCATGCCGGCAACTCCGACCCGCTCGACGAGCAGACCGGCAACGTCGAGCTGATCAACTTCCTCCAGAAGCAGCCGGAATGGCGTGAGACCGCAATCATCATCACCTATGACGATTCCGACGGCTGGTACGACCACCAATACGTTGCGCCGAAGAGCGCCTCGTATGACGCAACCGCGGATCAGGTCAACGGTCCGGGCCTGTGCGGCCTCGGCGCACAGAAGCAGCCGGCCCCGAAGGGGCTCGGCGGCCAGCCGGTGAACGGACGCTGCGGTCCGGGCACGCGCATTCCCTTCATCGTGGTCTCGCCCTACGCCAGGACGAACTTCGTCAGCCGCAGCTACATCTCGCAGGCTTCCGTGGTGCGGTTCATCGAGGACAATTGGCTGCGCGGTCGGCGCCTCGGCGGCGGCTCGTTCGATGCGAACGCCGGGTCGATCATGGACCTGTTCGATTTCGATCAGGATCATCGCCACGACCTCCGGGTGGACGCGCTGTTCCTCGATCCGACCTCCGGCACGGTGATCACCAGCCCGCCGGATGAGCATCATCATCACCACTAG
- a CDS encoding ABC transporter substrate-binding protein, whose product MPTSFHSALAGLVLAAALAMPALADGLKDDIAPTGKLRVAIAISPAGGAFWSTRTEAGYAGVPVDLGKEMAAQLGVPVEYVVHQNSGQITDAASKGSWDVTWLPKDPERETRMMFGPIYEVADATYIVKPGSSVTNFASLDQAGVKVAAVNATTTMRGAVAHLKNAKVTGYQTYDEIFGLLKSGEIDAFALSRDQLNKMALKIPGTKVLDETFKKTVTAVAVPLGHQQSLAFVTKFMNEAVTNGTLRKAYDNNGLKDSPIRTE is encoded by the coding sequence ATGCCAACGTCCTTCCACTCGGCCCTTGCCGGCCTCGTCCTCGCAGCGGCCCTCGCCATGCCCGCGCTAGCCGATGGCCTGAAGGACGACATCGCGCCGACCGGCAAGCTGCGGGTCGCGATTGCGATCAGCCCGGCGGGCGGCGCATTCTGGTCGACCAGGACGGAAGCCGGCTATGCCGGCGTGCCGGTCGATCTCGGCAAGGAGATGGCCGCGCAGCTCGGCGTGCCCGTCGAATATGTCGTGCACCAGAATTCCGGGCAGATCACCGACGCGGCGTCGAAAGGCAGCTGGGACGTCACATGGCTGCCCAAGGATCCCGAGCGCGAGACCAGGATGATGTTCGGCCCGATCTACGAGGTCGCGGACGCCACCTACATCGTCAAGCCCGGCTCGAGCGTCACCAATTTCGCCAGTCTCGACCAGGCGGGCGTCAAGGTCGCAGCCGTCAACGCCACCACCACCATGCGCGGCGCCGTCGCGCATCTGAAGAATGCCAAGGTCACGGGCTATCAGACCTATGACGAGATCTTCGGCCTTCTGAAGAGCGGCGAGATCGACGCCTTCGCGCTGTCGCGCGACCAGCTCAACAAGATGGCGCTGAAGATTCCGGGGACAAAGGTGCTGGACGAAACCTTCAAGAAAACGGTGACGGCCGTCGCCGTCCCGCTCGGCCATCAGCAGTCGCTTGCCTTCGTCACGAAATTCATGAACGAGGCGGTGACGAACGGCACCTTGCGCAAGGCCTATGACAACAATGGCCTGAAGGACTCGCCGATCCGGACGGAGTAG
- a CDS encoding efflux RND transporter periplasmic adaptor subunit: protein MTCANPAHRNGAWRPIGRSMAAAMAVVALAGCEDKNTFVAPPPPKVDVATPVQRPVTRYIEATGNTAPIKSVDLVARVQGFLQSIDYQDGSFVKQGTQLFTIEPETYKLKLEQAKAAEVGAQATVKQTEADYKRQVELVQRQAVSQSTLDTSTSTRDNAQANLQQAQVNTRLAEVNYGYTNVTAPFDGIVSAHMVSIGELVGVSSPTQLASIVAMDPIYVNFTVNEQDVLRIRAEAARRGLTPADLKQFPIQLGLQTETGYPHEGHLDYVSPTINQSTGTLAVRGLVPNDKRVLVPGYFVRIRVPFTQEKDALLVPDTALGSDQGGRYLLVVNGDNTVEQRKVQIGPADNGLRVIESGLKPDDRVVIAGLLRVIPGQKIDPQVTKIEQPQAAAK, encoded by the coding sequence ATGACCTGCGCGAATCCCGCACACCGCAATGGAGCGTGGCGACCTATCGGGCGGTCAATGGCCGCAGCAATGGCCGTGGTCGCGCTCGCGGGCTGCGAGGACAAGAACACGTTCGTGGCGCCGCCGCCGCCCAAGGTGGACGTCGCAACACCCGTGCAGCGCCCGGTCACCCGCTATATCGAGGCCACCGGCAACACCGCGCCGATCAAGAGCGTCGACCTGGTCGCGCGTGTGCAAGGCTTCCTGCAATCGATCGACTACCAGGACGGCAGCTTCGTCAAACAGGGCACCCAGCTGTTCACGATCGAGCCCGAGACCTACAAGCTCAAGCTCGAACAGGCGAAGGCCGCGGAGGTCGGTGCGCAAGCCACGGTCAAGCAGACCGAAGCCGATTACAAGCGGCAGGTCGAGCTCGTGCAGCGCCAGGCGGTCTCGCAGTCCACCCTCGACACCTCGACATCGACCCGCGACAACGCTCAGGCCAACCTCCAGCAGGCCCAGGTCAATACGAGGCTGGCCGAGGTCAATTACGGCTACACCAACGTGACGGCGCCGTTCGACGGCATCGTCAGCGCGCATATGGTCTCGATCGGCGAGCTCGTCGGCGTCTCCTCCCCGACCCAGCTCGCCTCGATCGTCGCGATGGACCCGATCTATGTGAACTTCACCGTCAACGAGCAGGACGTGCTGCGCATCCGCGCCGAGGCGGCCCGCCGGGGACTGACGCCGGCCGACCTCAAGCAATTTCCGATCCAGCTCGGCCTTCAGACCGAGACCGGCTATCCCCATGAGGGCCATCTCGACTACGTTTCGCCGACCATCAACCAGTCGACCGGCACGCTCGCGGTGCGCGGCCTCGTGCCCAACGACAAACGGGTGCTGGTGCCCGGCTATTTCGTCCGGATCCGCGTACCCTTCACCCAGGAGAAGGACGCCCTCCTCGTCCCCGACACCGCGCTCGGCAGCGACCAGGGCGGCCGCTATCTCCTGGTGGTCAATGGCGACAATACGGTCGAGCAGCGCAAGGTGCAGATCGGCCCTGCCGACAACGGCTTGCGCGTGATCGAAAGCGGCTTGAAGCCCGACGATCGCGTGGTGATCGCGGGGCTGCTGCGCGTGATCCCGGGCCAGAAGATCGATCCGCAAGTCACAAAGATCGAGCAGCCGCAGGCCGCTGCCAAGTAG
- a CDS encoding efflux RND transporter permease subunit yields the protein MISKFFIERPVLSNVIALLMILIGGVALFNLAIAQYPDVVPPTVQVTTRYPGASAKTVIDTVALPIEQQVNGVEDMLYMQSYSGSDGTYTLTVTFKIGTDLNFAQVLVQNRVSSALSQLPSAVQNQGVTVQKRSTSILLFVTLTSPDRTFDSLYLSNYATINIRDELSRLPGVGNVTVFGAGQYSMRVWLDPNKLQVRGLVPQDVIQAIQQQSQQVSAGQVGAPPTPAGQAFQYTLNVNGRLDDTTQFENIIVKSGTSGDVTRVRDVGWVELGAQTYSQIFSLNKQPATGIGVFQSPGANALQVEQAVEKKMAELAKAFPQGMKYDTPFDTTKFVQASVHEVYMTLIEAGLLVLVVILVFLQDWRAMLVPATTVPVTIIGAFAAMAALGFTINMSTLFAIVLAIGIVVDDAIVVVEGAAHNIEQGMNGHDAAIKAMDQLFAPIVGITLVLISVFLPASFLAGLTGRIYSQFALVIAATALLSAINAATLKPTQCALWLRPTVPPEQRNFFYRGFNAVYDRVERGYTRLITFLCRHATVSVAFALLVIGLSGYGLSRVPTGFLPIEDQGYLIAAVQLPDGASLERTQTVLDKAADIIKDTPGVQQVITIAGISALDNSASLANAGVAYIILKDWEARKGPGEDLRSLVYGLNDKVATIMEARTLVLPPPPIQGIGNAAGFSMQVELRDGNSDFAKLQAITGAMVSNGQSQSALQRVQSSFRSSVPQFNVEIDRIKTQTLHVTTDQVFAALSTYLGSSYVNQFNKFGRVFQVYTQADPAFRVTERDIANMQVRNSNGDMIPIGTVATITPATGPSLISLYNLYPSSTIIGLPAQGYSSGQSLTLMEDIAAKTLPPGTGYEWTAMSYQEKAVSNQIYWVFGLAMLLVYLVLAGQYESWYAPISVILAVPLSLLGPMLILSGLKIDNNLYCQIGLILLIALSAKNAILIVEVGLELHGRDGKPILDSAIEAARARFRPILMTSFAFILGVVPLVIATGAGASARKSIGITVFSGMLASTCLAVLFVPAFFVVVQRFENWRSSKKAPKAQPVAEVKS from the coding sequence ATGATCTCAAAATTCTTCATCGAGCGGCCGGTCCTCTCGAACGTCATCGCGCTGCTGATGATCCTGATCGGCGGCGTCGCGCTGTTCAACCTCGCGATCGCACAATATCCCGACGTGGTGCCGCCAACCGTGCAGGTCACCACGCGCTATCCCGGCGCTTCCGCCAAGACCGTGATCGACACGGTGGCCCTGCCGATCGAGCAACAGGTCAACGGCGTCGAGGACATGCTCTACATGCAGTCCTACAGCGGCTCCGACGGCACCTATACGCTGACGGTGACCTTCAAGATCGGCACCGACCTCAACTTCGCGCAGGTGCTGGTGCAGAACCGCGTCTCCAGCGCACTGTCGCAACTGCCGTCCGCCGTGCAGAACCAGGGCGTCACCGTGCAGAAGCGGTCGACCTCGATCCTGTTGTTCGTGACGCTGACCTCGCCGGACAGGACCTTCGACAGTCTGTATTTGAGCAACTACGCCACCATCAACATCCGCGACGAGCTCTCGCGCCTGCCCGGCGTCGGCAACGTCACGGTGTTCGGCGCCGGCCAGTATTCGATGCGGGTGTGGCTCGATCCGAACAAGCTGCAGGTCCGTGGCCTCGTGCCACAGGACGTCATCCAGGCGATCCAGCAGCAGAGCCAGCAGGTCTCCGCCGGCCAGGTCGGCGCGCCGCCGACGCCGGCGGGACAGGCGTTCCAATACACGCTCAACGTCAACGGCCGGCTCGACGACACCACCCAGTTCGAGAACATCATCGTCAAGTCCGGCACCAGCGGCGACGTCACGCGGGTGCGCGACGTCGGCTGGGTCGAGCTCGGCGCGCAGACCTACAGCCAGATCTTCTCGCTGAACAAGCAGCCCGCCACCGGCATCGGCGTGTTCCAGTCGCCCGGAGCGAACGCGCTCCAGGTCGAGCAGGCCGTCGAGAAGAAGATGGCCGAGCTCGCCAAGGCGTTCCCGCAAGGCATGAAGTACGACACGCCGTTCGACACCACCAAGTTCGTGCAGGCCTCGGTGCACGAGGTCTACATGACGCTGATCGAGGCCGGCCTCTTGGTGCTGGTCGTGATCCTGGTGTTCTTGCAGGACTGGCGCGCGATGCTGGTGCCGGCGACCACCGTGCCCGTCACCATCATCGGCGCGTTCGCGGCGATGGCCGCGCTCGGCTTCACCATCAACATGTCGACGCTGTTCGCGATCGTGCTGGCGATCGGCATCGTCGTCGACGACGCCATCGTTGTAGTGGAAGGCGCCGCGCACAACATCGAGCAAGGCATGAACGGCCACGATGCCGCGATCAAGGCGATGGACCAGCTCTTTGCCCCGATCGTCGGCATCACGCTGGTGCTGATCTCGGTGTTTTTGCCGGCCTCGTTCCTCGCCGGCCTTACCGGGCGTATCTATTCACAGTTCGCGCTGGTGATCGCGGCGACGGCGCTGCTCTCCGCCATCAACGCGGCGACGCTGAAGCCGACGCAATGCGCGCTCTGGCTGCGGCCCACGGTGCCGCCCGAACAGCGCAATTTCTTCTATCGCGGCTTCAACGCGGTCTATGACCGGGTCGAGCGCGGCTATACACGGCTGATCACCTTCCTGTGCCGGCACGCGACGGTCTCGGTCGCGTTCGCGCTGCTGGTGATCGGGCTGAGCGGCTACGGCCTGTCGCGGGTACCGACCGGCTTCCTGCCGATCGAGGACCAGGGCTATCTGATCGCCGCGGTGCAGCTGCCCGACGGCGCCTCGCTGGAGCGGACCCAGACGGTGCTCGACAAGGCCGCCGATATCATCAAGGACACGCCCGGCGTCCAGCAGGTCATCACCATCGCCGGCATCTCCGCGCTCGACAACAGCGCGAGCCTTGCCAATGCCGGCGTCGCCTACATCATCCTGAAGGACTGGGAGGCGCGCAAAGGCCCCGGCGAGGATCTGCGCTCGCTGGTCTACGGGCTCAACGACAAGGTCGCGACCATCATGGAAGCGCGCACGCTGGTGCTGCCACCGCCGCCGATCCAGGGCATCGGCAACGCCGCCGGTTTCTCGATGCAGGTCGAGTTGCGCGACGGCAACAGCGATTTCGCAAAACTCCAGGCGATCACGGGTGCGATGGTCTCCAACGGGCAGAGCCAGAGCGCGCTCCAGCGCGTGCAATCCTCGTTCCGCTCCTCGGTGCCGCAATTCAACGTCGAGATCGACCGTATCAAGACGCAGACCCTGCATGTGACGACGGACCAGGTGTTCGCGGCACTGTCGACCTATCTCGGCTCGTCCTACGTCAACCAGTTCAACAAGTTCGGCCGCGTGTTCCAGGTCTACACCCAGGCCGACCCCGCGTTCCGCGTTACCGAGCGCGACATCGCCAACATGCAGGTGCGCAACTCGAACGGCGACATGATCCCGATCGGCACGGTCGCAACGATCACGCCGGCGACCGGCCCGTCGCTGATCAGCCTCTACAATCTCTATCCGTCCTCGACCATCATCGGCCTGCCGGCGCAAGGCTATTCCTCCGGCCAGTCGCTGACGCTGATGGAAGACATCGCGGCGAAGACGCTGCCGCCGGGCACCGGCTATGAATGGACCGCGATGTCGTATCAGGAGAAAGCCGTCTCCAACCAGATCTACTGGGTGTTCGGCCTTGCCATGTTGCTGGTCTATCTCGTGCTCGCCGGCCAGTACGAGAGCTGGTACGCACCGATCTCGGTGATCCTCGCGGTGCCGCTGTCGCTGCTCGGGCCGATGCTGATCCTCTCTGGCCTCAAGATCGACAACAACCTCTATTGCCAGATCGGCCTGATCCTCTTGATCGCGCTGTCGGCCAAGAACGCGATCCTGATCGTCGAAGTCGGGTTGGAATTGCACGGCCGCGACGGCAAGCCGATCCTGGACTCCGCGATCGAGGCCGCGCGCGCCCGCTTCCGCCCGATCCTGATGACCTCGTTCGCCTTCATCCTCGGCGTGGTGCCGCTGGTGATCGCGACCGGCGCCGGCGCCAGCGCGCGCAAGTCGATCGGCATCACCGTGTTCTCGGGCATGCTGGCCTCGACCTGCCTCGCGGTGCTGTTCGTGCCCGCGTTCTTCGTGGTGGTGCAGCGCTTCGAGAACTGGCGTTCCTCGAAGAAGGCGCCGAAGGCACAGCCGGTCGCGGAAGTGAAGTCCTAG
- a CDS encoding DUF4261 domain-containing protein produces the protein MTDRHLAFALFDRPVVLDLAAVVDVLRKRHPGIEIDLPEAAAGQAAPVIRCAGQNILLMVMSMPVPRESWDLPGRRTVATWPAALEVLGGHAAHVVISTVGRVGTPAERLQAARTVTAVTGGLIATIPAVAVLWNGLVAHPAERWELFAREAFAEYPRIPFPLWVSIHPFRDGEITGAITFGLAPFGDREIEFEGKGADPNEIMITVARLIVYVLEHGAVLRDGDTLGAGESDRIKIHHIVSRRVQGLPVLQATVPGAA, from the coding sequence ATGACGGATCGTCACCTGGCCTTCGCTCTGTTCGACCGGCCCGTCGTGCTCGATCTCGCGGCGGTCGTGGATGTCTTGCGCAAACGACATCCCGGAATCGAGATCGACCTGCCCGAAGCTGCAGCGGGACAGGCGGCGCCGGTGATCCGTTGCGCCGGTCAGAACATCCTGCTGATGGTCATGTCAATGCCGGTCCCGCGCGAGAGCTGGGACTTGCCCGGCCGGCGCACCGTCGCGACCTGGCCGGCTGCGCTCGAGGTGCTCGGCGGGCATGCCGCTCACGTCGTGATATCGACGGTCGGGCGGGTCGGGACACCTGCAGAGCGGCTGCAGGCCGCGCGCACCGTGACCGCGGTCACCGGCGGTTTGATTGCGACCATCCCGGCCGTGGCGGTTTTATGGAATGGGCTTGTCGCCCACCCCGCCGAGCGATGGGAGCTGTTTGCACGCGAGGCTTTCGCCGAATATCCGCGCATTCCGTTTCCGCTGTGGGTCAGCATTCATCCGTTCCGCGACGGCGAGATCACCGGCGCGATTACGTTCGGCCTGGCGCCGTTCGGCGACCGCGAGATCGAGTTCGAAGGCAAAGGCGCCGATCCGAACGAGATCATGATCACGGTCGCCCGCCTCATCGTCTACGTGCTCGAACATGGTGCCGTGCTGCGCGACGGCGACACGCTTGGCGCCGGCGAGTCCGACCGCATCAAAATCCACCACATCGTGTCGCGTCGTGTTCAGGGCCTGCCGGTGCTGCAGGCCACCGTGCCCGGCGCAGCCTAG
- a CDS encoding cation:proton antiporter domain-containing protein, giving the protein MPWRLLRPVGLVPAALVLTTIAASAEGGKSAGPSEFLLVAQIVLLIAVGRGLGEIMQRIGQPSVIGELLAGILLGPSLFGWIWPEAQAAIFPKTPEQKAMIDGIAQFGILLLLLLTGMETDLKLVRKVGKAAIAISIAGILVPFACGFALGEFLPDALLPNPQARLVASLFMGTALSISSVKIVAVVVREMNFMRRNVGQIIVATAVIDDTIGWIIIAVIFSLASHGTLDIASVARAVLGTLAFLAISFTIGRRLVFRLIRWANDNLVSAAAVITVILLLMSMMALITHLIGVHTVLGAFVAGILVGESPILTRQIDERLRGLISSFFMPVFFGLAGLSADLSVLRDPDLLMLTGLLVVIASVGKFGGAFVGGTLGGLNYRESLALASGMNARGSTEVIIATIGLSIGVLSQNLFTMIVTMAIVTTMAMPPMLRAALARLPMNAEEKARLEREEFEKRGFIANLERPLLAVDESVNATFAAHIAGLIAGMRGLPITVLHIGKRAGEQEQGRDEQESHEAVVKKAAETVSASGDAGSVDVVTRARRAELGETIADEARKGFDLLVVGVDKVTAAKDRFDRKIEDIAAKFEGPLAIVAAKGKHLKQPVPEGLNILVPVSGSGVSKRGAEVAVALTQAGSGSLRVIYVATTRDKGAQRGASRGLGQEAGILKDASDLAARYDVDITTTLRVNRAPEAAILREIDTTDVDLVVMGVDRIEANHLSFGGVADAVLRQSKVSVLLVSSGEARQAPAENA; this is encoded by the coding sequence ATGCCATGGCGCCTGCTCCGACCGGTCGGCCTTGTCCCCGCGGCGCTCGTCCTCACCACCATTGCGGCCAGTGCCGAGGGCGGCAAATCGGCCGGCCCGTCCGAATTCCTGCTGGTGGCGCAGATCGTGCTGCTGATCGCGGTCGGCCGCGGCCTCGGCGAGATCATGCAGCGCATCGGCCAGCCCTCGGTGATCGGCGAGCTGCTCGCCGGCATTTTACTGGGGCCGTCGCTGTTCGGCTGGATCTGGCCGGAGGCGCAAGCCGCGATCTTCCCCAAGACACCCGAGCAGAAGGCGATGATCGACGGCATCGCCCAGTTCGGCATCCTGCTGCTGCTCTTGCTCACCGGCATGGAGACCGACCTCAAGCTGGTCAGGAAGGTCGGCAAGGCCGCGATCGCGATCTCGATCGCCGGCATCCTCGTGCCCTTCGCCTGCGGTTTCGCGCTCGGTGAGTTTCTGCCCGATGCGCTGCTGCCGAATCCGCAAGCGCGCCTCGTGGCCTCGCTGTTCATGGGCACGGCGCTGTCGATCTCCTCGGTGAAGATCGTCGCCGTGGTCGTGCGCGAGATGAATTTCATGCGCCGCAATGTCGGTCAGATCATCGTCGCGACCGCGGTCATCGACGATACCATCGGCTGGATCATCATCGCCGTCATCTTCAGCCTCGCCTCGCATGGCACGCTGGACATCGCCTCGGTGGCGAGGGCCGTGCTCGGCACGCTCGCCTTCCTCGCCATCAGTTTCACCATCGGCCGCCGGCTGGTGTTTCGGCTCATCCGCTGGGCCAACGACAATCTCGTCAGCGCGGCGGCAGTCATTACCGTCATCCTGCTGCTGATGTCCATGATGGCGCTGATCACGCACCTGATCGGTGTCCACACCGTGCTCGGGGCCTTCGTCGCCGGCATTCTGGTCGGGGAATCCCCGATCCTGACGCGGCAGATCGACGAGCGCCTGCGCGGATTGATCTCGAGCTTCTTCATGCCGGTGTTCTTCGGCCTCGCGGGCCTCAGTGCCGATCTCTCGGTGCTGCGCGATCCCGATCTGCTGATGCTGACCGGCCTGCTGGTCGTGATCGCCAGTGTGGGCAAGTTCGGCGGCGCCTTTGTCGGCGGCACGCTGGGCGGGCTGAACTATCGAGAGTCACTGGCGCTCGCGAGCGGGATGAACGCGCGCGGCTCGACCGAGGTCATCATCGCGACCATTGGCCTGTCCATCGGCGTGCTCAGCCAGAACCTGTTCACGATGATCGTCACCATGGCGATCGTGACCACGATGGCGATGCCGCCGATGCTGCGCGCGGCGCTGGCCAGGCTGCCGATGAACGCGGAGGAGAAGGCGCGCCTGGAGCGGGAGGAATTCGAGAAGCGCGGCTTCATCGCCAATCTCGAACGCCCTCTGCTGGCGGTAGACGAGAGCGTCAACGCCACCTTCGCCGCCCATATCGCCGGCCTGATCGCCGGCATGCGTGGCCTGCCGATCACCGTGCTCCATATCGGCAAGCGCGCCGGGGAGCAGGAGCAGGGCCGCGACGAGCAGGAAAGCCACGAGGCCGTGGTAAAGAAGGCCGCCGAAACCGTCTCCGCCAGTGGCGATGCCGGCAGCGTCGATGTCGTTACCCGTGCTAGGCGGGCGGAGCTCGGCGAAACCATTGCCGACGAGGCGCGCAAGGGCTTCGACCTCCTCGTCGTCGGCGTCGACAAGGTCACCGCCGCCAAGGATCGCTTCGACCGCAAGATCGAGGACATCGCGGCCAAATTCGAGGGGCCTCTCGCGATCGTGGCGGCCAAGGGTAAGCACTTGAAGCAGCCCGTGCCGGAAGGGCTCAACATCCTCGTTCCGGTCTCCGGCAGCGGCGTCTCCAAGCGCGGCGCCGAGGTCGCGGTCGCGCTGACGCAGGCCGGCTCAGGCTCGCTGCGGGTGATCTATGTCGCGACGACCCGGGACAAGGGCGCGCAGCGCGGCGCCTCTCGCGGCCTGGGCCAGGAGGCCGGCATCCTGAAGGACGCCAGCGATCTCGCCGCCCGCTACGACGTCGACATCACCACGACCCTGCGCGTAAACCGGGCGCCGGAGGCCGCGATCCTGCGCGAGATCGACACCACCGACGTCGATCTCGTGGTGATGGGCGTCGACCGGATCGAGGCCAATCATCTCTCCTTCGGCGGCGTTGCCGACGCGGTGCTCAGGCAGTCCAAGGTCTCGGTGCTGCTGGTGTCGAGCGGCGAGGCACGGCAGGCTCCGGCGGAGAATGCCTAG